Within the Deinococcota bacterium genome, the region GTACATCGCCGAGTAGTGGGCGAAGCTGGGCAAGCCGCGCTCGGCGGCGGTCTGGATCACCGTGGGGGTGTCCTCGGAAAAGGCGAAGACGTCGGCGCCCTCGGCGATGAGCGCCTGGGTGGCCTCGGCCGCGCCTGCGGGGTCGAACCAGTTGTAGAGCCAGCGCACCTCGACCACGGCCTCGGGGTTGGTCTCGCGCACCCCGAGGGCGAAGGCGTTGATGTGGCGCTTGACCTCGGGAATGGGAAAAGCCGCGACGTAGCCTACTTTGTTCGACTCGGTGAGCGCCCCGGCCATGAGGCCGTTCAAGTAGTAGAGCTGGTAGAACTCGGCGATGTAGGTCATCACGTTGGGCGCGCGCTGAAAGCCGGTAGCGTGAGCGAAGATCACCTCGGGGTAGCGCTGGGCGGCGGCCAGGGTGCCCTCGCCAAAGCCGAAGGAGGTGGTGAAGATGACGTTGGCGCCCTGCCTCACGAGCTGGTCGATGAAGGTCTCGGTGTCCCCTTCGGCGACCGACTCCACGAAGACGGTCTCGAGCCAGTCGAAGCGCTCGTCGACCGCCTGCCGGCCCTGGTCGTGCGAGTAGGTCCAGCCGAAGTCGCCGACGGGTCCTACATAGATAAAGCCCGCGCGCATGTTCTCGAGCTGCGCTAGAGCGACCCCGCAGACGAGCAAGACGAGGACTGCCAGTGTCGTGAGCCTGTTCATGCCAACCTCCTAGAAACGCCGTGTCAGGGCAAACTGCCGGCTGACCCCATTATTCCAGTTGGGCTCGAGGCTTGCCTAGTCCTTCCGCCCGTCCGGAGATGGTCTTCATCTTCATAGAGATGGTCTTTATAGAGATGGTCTTTATAGAGATGGCAAAAAGGTCACAAACGGCTGTCCGCACGGCTCTAGCGCTCGCCCCGCAGGTAGGGGCTGCCGAGTGCCTCCGGCGCGCCCTGGCGCCGCCCACTGCGCGTCAAGGAGGCGAGCGTCAAGGTGACGATAGTCGCCACGTAGGGAAGGAGCCGCAGGAACTCGGCGGGGAGGACTCCCTGCAGGCGAAAGGCGAGATGAAAGCAGGCCCCGAAAAGAAAGGCCCCCCAGAGCGCCCTGAGCGGGTTCCAGGCGGCGAAGATGGCGATGGCCAGGGCGATCCAGCCCATGCCCGCCGTCATCCCCTCCGACCACGAGGGGCGGTAGGCGAGCGAGAGGTAGCTTCCGCCCACCCCGGCCATCATCCCACCGAAGACGACACAGCCGTAGCGGATAAGGTAGACGTCGACGCCGAGCGCGTCCGCCGCCGCCGGCGACTCGCCCACCGAGCGGACGCTGATGCCCAGACGGCTGTAGAAGAGCAGGAACCAGAGCGCGAGGGCGGTGAGGATGGCCAGGTAGGTGAGCAGGTGCTGACCCTGAAAAAAGGCCGGGCCGACGAAGGGCAGGTCGGCCAGCAGCGGCACGGTCACGGTGCGAAACGGGTTCGTAAGCGGCTGCCCCTGCCAGGGCCGGCCGAGGACCCCGGTGAGTCCCAGGCCGAAGATGGTGAGCGCCAGGCCCGAGACGTACTGGTCGGCGCGCACGGTGACCGCCAAGAAGGCGTGAAGAAGCGCGGCCAGCCCAGCCGCCAGGGCCGCCACGAACACACCGACGAGCGGATTGCCGCTCGCTTGCGCGGCGACGAAGCCGGCCAGGGCGCCCACGATCATCATGCCCTCGACGCCCAGGTTGACCACGCCCGCGCGCTCGGCGATGATCTCCCCGAGCGCCGCGAAGAGGAGCGGCGTGGCAAAGGCGAGCGAGCGCGCGGTCGCGCTAATCAGCCAGCTCTCGAGCTCCACCCGGCACCTCCTTTCGCCACGCCGACCCGGCGCAGCCGGTAGCGGATCAGCGGCTCGGCGGCGATCATGAAAAAGAGCACCAGGCCGCTGATCACCCCGGTCATCTGGAAGGGCAGCCCCAGGACCACGCGCATCACGTCGCCCATCGCGAAGACGAGGCCCAAGAAGGTGGCGGTGAGCAGGGTCGCCAGCGGGTTGCCCCGCGCCAACAGCGCCACGATGATGGCGGTGTAGCCGTAGCCGAGCGAGATCTGGCCGGGGTCCAAGAGGCGGTAGTGGACGCCCGCGACCTCGCCCACGCCGGCCAGCCCCGCCGCCCCCGCCGAGATCATGATCACCAGCAGCGTCACCCTGGTAAAGCCCATGCCCGCGTAGCTGGCCGCCGCCCGGCTCTGGCCGATCACCCGGATCTCGAAGCCGAGCCGCGTCCGGGCGAGCAAGAGGCTGATCAAGAGCACCAGGACAACCGCGACGAAGAGCATCGGCCAGGCCAGGCGCGTGCCCGCCAGCAGGGGCAGGACCGCGTCGGGCGGAAAGCGGTCGGTGTAGGCGAAGCCCCGCACCGCCTGGCCCCGCCACGGCCCCAGGATGAGGTACTGCACGAGGTAGAAGGCGATGTAGTTCATCATCAGGGTGGTGATTATTTCGTTCACGCCCAAGCCGGCCTTTAAGAGCGCGGGCAAAAAGCCCCAGGCGGCGCCCGCCAGGAAACCGGCGACGAACATCGCCGGCAGGGTCAGCGGGCCGGAGACGGGCGAAAAGAGCGCCACCGCCGCCGCGCCGACGGCCCCGGCCAGGATCTGCCCCTCGGCGCCGATGTTCCAGAAGCGCATCCGAAAGGCCAGGACCAGACCGACCCCGCAGAGCAGCAGCGGCACGGTCTTGCGGAGCACCTCGGAGACGCCGCGGCGGTCCGACAGCGTCGCCTCGATGAGCAGCCCATAGGCCGCCAAGGGGTTGTGGCCAAAGCCCATAAAGATGAAGCCGGTGACCACGAGCGCCGCCACGATGGCGCCCAGCGAGACGGCGATGACGAGGGGCGACGAGGCGTGACCCCGGGGCTCGAGCCTGTACCTCACGACCCGCGGCTCACATCACAGCTCATACTTCACAGCTCACGCTCGTGCCGCCCCGGCCATCATCAAGCCGAGCCTCTCGCGGTCGGCCGCTTCGGCCGAGACGATACCCATGCTCTCGCCTGCGAAGAGCACCATGATCCGGTCGCAGAGGCGCAGGATCTCGTCCAGGTCTTCGGAGACCAGCAGCAGCCCGGCACCTCGCTCGCGCTGCGCCGCGAGCAGCCTGTGGGTGAGCTCCGACGCCCCCACGTCGAGCCCGTAGGTCGGGTGCGCCGCGACGACGAGCCGCGGCTCGCCGGACAGCTCTCGAGCCAAGATGAGCTTCTGGACGTTGCCGCCCGACAGGAGCCGCGCGGGCGTCCGCGGCGAAGGCGTGGCGATCTCGTAGTCCCTTATCGCGCGCTCGGCGAAGCGCCTCACCGCGCCGCCGTCCAAGATCGGCCCCCTCGAGAAGGGCGGATAGCGATAGTGGCGCAGGGCGAGGTTGTCGGCCACGCTCAGGCCGGGCACCACGCCCACACCCAGGCGCTCCTCGGGGATGTGGGCGACGCCGGCCTCGAAGAGCCCGCGCGCGTCCAATCTGCTCATGTCCTGCTCGCCCAGCGTGAGCGTACCCCGCTCGAGCCGCCTGAGCCCGGTCAGGACCTCGATGAGCTCGCGCTGGCCGTTG harbors:
- a CDS encoding ABC transporter permease; translated protein: MELESWLISATARSLAFATPLLFAALGEIIAERAGVVNLGVEGMMIVGALAGFVAAQASGNPLVGVFVAALAAGLAALLHAFLAVTVRADQYVSGLALTIFGLGLTGVLGRPWQGQPLTNPFRTVTVPLLADLPFVGPAFFQGQHLLTYLAILTALALWFLLFYSRLGISVRSVGESPAAADALGVDVYLIRYGCVVFGGMMAGVGGSYLSLAYRPSWSEGMTAGMGWIALAIAIFAAWNPLRALWGAFLFGACFHLAFRLQGVLPAEFLRLLPYVATIVTLTLASLTRSGRRQGAPEALGSPYLRGER
- a CDS encoding BMP family ABC transporter substrate-binding protein is translated as MNRLTTLAVLVLLVCGVALAQLENMRAGFIYVGPVGDFGWTYSHDQGRQAVDERFDWLETVFVESVAEGDTETFIDQLVRQGANVIFTTSFGFGEGTLAAAQRYPEVIFAHATGFQRAPNVMTYIAEFYQLYYLNGLMAGALTESNKVGYVAAFPIPEVKRHINAFALGVRETNPEAVVEVRWLYNWFDPAGAAEATQALIAEGADVFAFSEDTPTVIQTAAERGLPSFAHYSAMYDFAPDHVVSGQLANWEAIYADFLEGVHSGEYTAETLEDVDYWWLLAEGAVELGARGGMPINPAFEEPLRAVTVDDPELGEVSVYDLVMARHEAMSEGGPEAFDPFTGPVMDRRGNVVVAAGVTPGQEELETLEWAAEGVSPTSPWDNEP
- a CDS encoding ABC transporter permease, with translation MRYRLEPRGHASSPLVIAVSLGAIVAALVVTGFIFMGFGHNPLAAYGLLIEATLSDRRGVSEVLRKTVPLLLCGVGLVLAFRMRFWNIGAEGQILAGAVGAAAVALFSPVSGPLTLPAMFVAGFLAGAAWGFLPALLKAGLGVNEIITTLMMNYIAFYLVQYLILGPWRGQAVRGFAYTDRFPPDAVLPLLAGTRLAWPMLFVAVVLVLLISLLLARTRLGFEIRVIGQSRAAASYAGMGFTRVTLLVIMISAGAAGLAGVGEVAGVHYRLLDPGQISLGYGYTAIIVALLARGNPLATLLTATFLGLVFAMGDVMRVVLGLPFQMTGVISGLVLFFMIAAEPLIRYRLRRVGVAKGGAGWSSRAG